A segment of the Chiloscyllium plagiosum isolate BGI_BamShark_2017 chromosome 39, ASM401019v2, whole genome shotgun sequence genome:
NNNNNNNNNNNNNNNNNNNNNNNNNNNNNNNNNNNNNNNNNNNNNNNNNNNNNNNNNNNNNNNNNNNNNNNNNNNNNNNNNNNNNNNNNNNNNNNNNNNNNNNNNNNNNNNNNNNNNNNNNNNNNNNNNNNNNNNNNNNNNNNNNNNNNNNNNNNNNNNNNNNNNNNNNNNNNNNNNNNNNNNNNNNNNNNNNNNNNNNNNNNNNNNNNNNNNNNNNNNNNNNNNNNNNNNNNNNNNNNNNNNNNNNNNNNNNNNNNNNNNNNNNNNNNNNNNNNNNNNNNNNNNNNNNNNNNNNNNNNNNNNNNNNNNNNNNNNNNNNNNNNNNtggggttggggtggggggaggggagggtgtgggGAATTCGGGTGACGGTGGAGATTGGGAATGGCGGTATTTGGGGATAACTCCCCGGTCTCTTACCTTCTCGGCCGTCGCCAGGTAAAGCCAGAGCCGGCGCCAGGTGGTGAATTTCTTGGCCTCACTGAAGTTGAAGGCCATCTCCGGGGACGAGTAGCGGCTAACCAGCGGTGAGCGGTACCGCCCGAGGCCGCCATCGCCGCCGCTGTCCCCCGCCGCCATCTCCAACGGTTTACAGCATGGGACACCCAGCCCCGCCCTCACCATGGTGACAGCCAATCAGAGCGCCGCGCCGCCACACGTGATCCTACACCCCGCCCCCCCACCGGGCAGTCAGCCAATAGCAGAACCGTTATTGGGCACGTGATATTGATACCCCGCCCATCACTGAGGGGGTAAACAGCCATTGGTTGTGTTaggccccaccccctccccaatccACAGTAATCTGACGACAACAATTGTTTCATTTACATAGCGCCTACCTCGCACTTCCACCTGAGGGGGGCAAAGGAGTTTGTGTCAGCCCAAAAGAGGCACGTGTGAccctgcggcactccctcagggtTCCCCTTTCGAAAGAACATTGATATCGTCTCACCATCCCATCGATTTGAAGGGTCTTCGAATGTCCTTCTACATTTAAAGCACTTTAATTCACTCACATTCTTGTCGTCTGGGTCTCCAGAACAGCTTTAACACAGCACAGGAAGGGAATCTGTAATGTATATAGTTTAAGGGGTGCTTGCTGTCCCTTTAAGAGAGTGAGTAAAGGTGACCTTGAGCTGGAATTTTGGGTCAGTAGAGAGTTTGTTTATCTGTACAGACAGTGTTCCTGCTTCAAGATCCTAGCTCTACTTGTAATTTATGAATTGACCTAAACATAGTAGAATCCTAGTTTAACACTACAGCTTTTGGGGAAACAAAATGTGTCCtttctcagaatccctacagtgcggaaagaggccattcgtcccatcgaGTCTGCGCCAACCcacctatctccataaccccacatttcgtCTGGAAGAAGGGCTTAAATGATAAACAACAAGAATAAGTGAAAGTCAGCATAATAGTGATATAAGTAAGTCAATGTAAGTTATATAAATAGGCATGTAAGtttacaggtcagcgcaacacGAGCTTTTTCCCATCAGacgctgccaggtctgctgagtttctacagcaatttctgtttttgtttcagatttccagtatttgcagttctttattttaggGCACAGGGAGTTTGGCAAGATTGGATGATATTTATTCAAAGGCAAGGAATTTGATGAACAAGGCAGATGAATTGAGGGTACAAATTAAATCGTGGGAATATGATTTCATCACTGACACTGAAACGTGATTGAAAGGACAGGATTAACattttgacatttcaggcaagacgGGGAAGAAAGTACAGGAGTATATATTGCAATTTatggggagggagagaaagtgaggactgcagatgctggagatcagagtcgagagtgtggtgctggaaaagcacagatcaggcattatctgaggagcaagaaaatcgacgtttcgggcatcgactttcctgatgaagggtttatgcctgaaatgtcgaattctcctgctccttagatgctgacCCGCTGacgttttccagcaccacactctcgactcaatcAAATACATTATCTGGTTGTGATTGCATTATTGTTTAAGATCTTGCTATGTATCACTGGGCTCCAAAATTTCTTAAATTGGAACAGTGCCCACACTCGTGAAGCACTTGCTTGACTATAAAATGTTTTAGGACATTGTGATGCTGTGGACGGTGCTTTATAaatgcctagtggtattatcactggactgttaatccagacacccgggtaatgttctgaggacctgggttcaaatcccaccacagcagatggtgcaatttgaattcaataagtatcaagaagtaagagtctactgatgaccatgaatccattgatgattgttggaaaaacccatctggttcattaatgccctttatggaaggaaactgccatccttgcctggtctggccaacatgtgactacagactcacagcaatgctggcccagccaataatgccctcatcctatgaacaaattttaaaaattgattagggattcAATTACAACAGTAAGGAATATGAGAAAGCTCCTCAAATTAAGGTGTATGTGGGGtacttaataaaacaaaaataagcaatcacattgctgggagtATAGTATAGGCCCCCTAACGGTAGAGAGAAATAGAAGAGCAAACACGTAGGCAAATTTCAGATAAGTATAAAAGTTATAAGGACTTCAACTTCTCCAACATTAACTGGGGTAGTCAGAttgaaaggttgagagagagtAGAATTCTTAAGATGAATCCAAGACAGCTTTTTAAGCCAGTACATATAAGTCATACAGAAGAGGGGTGGTCCTGGACTTAATTTTAGATCAAGAAGCCAAGGACATCTGCCAGGCCTCGCAGAAACAACTGTCTGTGCGAATTTCTTTTGTTGTTTCAGTCTTGCTGTCTATTTTTATGTCCATGTTGTCCCTCTCACAAGTGAACACCAACCTTGAAGTATTCATTTAGAGCCCTACCTACATCCTTTGGCTACATGCATAAATCGCCATTATGAATGTTTTCTTCGTTATCTTTTTACCCTTAATATACTTTGTAAAATGACTTAGGAtttctcctttattttacctgccattGTACTTTTATGCACCCCTTTTGCTCTCctaacttcctttttaaattctcctTTGCATTTTCTATGCTCCTCTAGAGTTTCTGTTATTGTGATTCTCTAGTATCTGCCATAAATCTCCTGTTTCTCTTTATCCAACCTTGTATATCCCTCAATATCCAGGATTCACTGGATTTGTTGATCCCACTCTTTATCGGAACAAGTTGGCCTGTGCTCTCCcaatttcctttttgaatgcATCCCACTGTTCTAACGCTGATTTACCTGAAGTATCTGCTCCCAGTCCACTCTGGCCAAACCAAAGTAGATTTATTAAAATTGGTCCTCAGGCCCTTGTAGCCCGATACAGGTGTTCAGAGAAATATCTTAaaagtcatacagtacggaaacagacctttcagtccaacccgaccatgtctgaccaagtttctcaaactaaactagtcccacttgcctgtgtttgatccatatccctctgaacctttcatgtacctgttcaaatgtcttttaaatgttgtaaccgtaactttatctaccacttcctctgccagttcattccacatatgaaccaccctctgaatgaaaaggttgcccctcatatcccttttaaatctttcttcttccaacttaaaaatatgccctctagttttgaactcccccacctagGGGAAAGatctttgtcattcaccttatctatgcccctcatgatttataaacctctacaatgtcacccctcaaccttctacgctccagtgaaaattgtcccagcctatacagcctctccctataactcaaaacgCTCCAGCTCTAACGATATCCTATTAAAtaataatatgcttcctatagcaggacaaccagatcggtacacagtgctccaacggtagcctcaccagtgtcttgtacaatgtcaacatgacatcccaactcctctactcaatggtCTTACATTTCTGGAGCATCTTTCAAAGATCTACTTcccttctggatgtaggtttgctcattgagctggaaggtttgtgtttgaaaatgaaccttccaccgcagcaagcaaacctacatccagaatctcaacctgagctacagatcttctcaaaactcgctatccaTTTACCTATTCTTCCTTGCATCTTGCAGAAGGCCTAGCAGCCCACATACGCAGCCTCTGCAGGCCACTGTTTGGCAGGTCAGATTTAGACTGCTTCCTTTTAataacattctggattagtggggttggaagagcacagcagttcaggcagcatccaaggagcagcgaaatcgccaaaacatcgatttcgctgctccttggatgctgcctgaactgctgtgctcttccagcaccactattcctgaatctggtttccagcatctgcagtcattgtttttacctccttttaATAACATCAAACAGAATGTCCTGGAATGGGGAATGGTACAATCATTCTGACCTCTGCCCGGAGACAAGCCCATGTGATTTGGTCAAAATGGAAACAGAGGCTGAAGCCAAAACCTATAAAATTTCAAGCACCAGTTTTCACACCAGCAACCAAAACAGTTGCAGCAGTCTCTCTGGATGAAGACTCCGTTCTGGAGAGGATGACTGAAAACAACCGGCATTATACAAAGCAGTTGGACGGACTGTTTTTCTGTTGACCATCAGGGCGAATGCTGGTGAGAATGGATTCACAGTTTGAAGAATCAAGATTTGTTAAGATTTAGGATCACCAGAACACTCGCCATATTGTGACAGGCGTCTAAGTCATTACCCACAAGAATACACATCTGCATCGCGTAATGAGGCAGTTGTTAATTAGTTAACAAGGAAATACCGTTCCTGTAGATTATTAGCCGCCTGCTTAACAACATTTAGTCGGTGTTGACTTTAGTTTGGTTGTTACAATAAAGTTTTCAATACACAGCAGTTTTCACATGTCtatgaaggaaaaaaaagagctAATGTTGAGTTAAACTCAACTCTTCAGATCAGAGTGAACCAGTGGATTAAGATGATCTGTTTGGTGCCAACCAGATCTTTTAAATTGAAGTGTGCAGAGATCCAGATTCTGAACCCTACAATCGTGCAGACAGCAAGGCAGAGACATGGACTCAGCTGCTGCTGAACCTTGTTGCCATCTCTCATTCAGATTAAATCACTCACAATCCAGTATCAAGCATTTATTAAACCCCCAACTTCAAGTCATAAAGCACAATGGTAACCTTCCACCATTCCTGCAGGTATTCAAACTAATCCCATCATGTGTGAGGTTTGCAGAAGGGAACTTTAGTGTCAGATCAGCCCAGTCTTGGGTAAATTCAATTGCAGCTGCCTGGATTTCCAAATCCTGCACATTTCAGTGTCATCCAGGCAGCTAGGTCTCCATTCACCTGTTACACTAAGACCCACAGGGCACCACTTTGCCAATCAGCCTCTGTGCCATCAGTGCCCAGGTTCGGAGGGAGTACCAGGCAGGAAGAAGCTGGCTTGTCCCTTTCCTGCAGCAAGTCACTGGCTCCCATTGTTTTGAGTACATTTGCTAGCACTAGTGCCACCCTGGCCTTGAGCCAAGCCATGCCCATCAATCAGATCAGACAGTAACCTGAATCTGTGTCAGAGCTCGCTTAGGATCCTTGCTGTATCACTGCCACAACCGAGTCAGCTCCTGGGAGACAAGAGAGACTCTGGGTTTGCTTTGTTCCTGAGGTGAAAAAAACAGCGTGCAACCAAGGACTAGAACACAGCAATCCCTCATACCTCTCCATTGTACTGCACTGCCATTGGGGAGTCCCTCACACCCCCTCACTGTACTGGCACTGGGCAGTCCCTCATACCTCCTCACTGTACTGGCACTGGGCAGTCCCTCATACCTCTCCATTGTGCTGCACTAACACTGGGGTGCCCCTCACACCCCCTCACTGTACTGGCACTGGGCAGTCCCTCATACCTCTCCATTGTACTGCACTAACACTGGGGTGCCCCTCACACCCCTCCATTGTACAGCACTGGCACAGGAGAGTCTCTCATACCCTCCACTGTACTGCACTGGCACTGGGCAGTCCCTCATACCCCCTCACTGTACTGGCACTGGGCAGTCCCTCATACCTCTCCATTGTACTGCACTGCCATTGGGGAGTCCCTCATACCCCTCCATTGTACAGCACTGGCACAGGAGAGTCTCTCATACCCTCCACTGTACTGCACTGGCACTGGGCAGTCCCTCATACCCCCTCACTGTACTGGCACTGGGCAGTCCCTCATACCCCCTCACTGTACTGGCACTGGGCAGTCCCTCATACCTCTCCATTGTACTGCACTAACACTGGGGTGCCCCTCACACCCCTCCATTGTACAGCACTGGCACAGGAGTCTCTCTCGTACCCTCCACTGTACTGCACTGGCACTGGGGAGCCCCTCATACCCTCCGTTGTACTGCACTGACACTGGAGATCCCTCACACCCCTGCATTGTACTGCACTGGCACAGGACAGGCTCTCACACCCCTCCACTGTACTTCACTGGCATGTCCCTCACACTCCTCTACTATACTGCACTGGCACAAGGCAGTCCTTCATACCTCCACCATATTCCAACACACTTGATCTGCCAATCGGTCTAAAGCTCCAGCTCCTACAGCCGCTTCCCAACAGAATGACTCAGATAAATGCTGGCAGCGATTGAGATACTTTGCAGTTCATTAGAAAAATGGCTCTGAGAACCTATCAGGCTGcaaccccctcccaccccccacccacaatGTTTTCCCAAACCAATGACTGTTCCAGCAGATTAGAATTCCGATTCTTGCCACTCTCCGATCCCGAGCTGCAGATGAGATTCGGTCTGTCGGGACGTCCAAATGCTCCAGAGATGAACACTGAGGATGAATTCACATCTCGCTGGCAATGAGCAGCTGATACAGCAGCTGTTCCTAATGTCaaacctcccaccccaccccacaggTCTATCGAACCCTTCCCATTACATCGGTATTTTCTTCTCAAGGCGTCTCATGTGTTATATTTTCCCAGGAACTGGTGGCGGCAGCATTCCTGGCATTCCACCAGATAGTCCTGTATTCGGGCCTAACAGAATCTGGGAGGAAAAGAAACCTCAAGTTATGAATGAACAGAAATTAAACAGAACGTACACTAACCCCATGTAACCAACCAACCAGTACAACCCAATTTCCACCAATCAATGGGGCTGCCACCCCTATCCCAACCAGACCCCAcactcccccccaacccccctccaTGTCTAAATCCCATGCCCAagtccccaaccccatccccatccAGGGGACCATGTTGTAGAATAGGTTTGGGTGGTGATGAGGAATAGGATGGAAAAGGAGTCACTAGTGGGAGTGGTCGATAGGCCCCTTAACATAACCACAGTGTGAGACAAAGTATGCAAGAGACATTGGGTTGTGATAAAGAGACTGCAATAATCTTGGGTGACTTTAATTGACAAAtaaagtgaaaagaaaacagattgGCAAGAGAAACCAGAATAAGGAGCTCTGAGAATACTTTCAAGAGAAATACTTTGAAAAAGCAGCACTttctggaaccaaccagagagcagattatattggatttggtactgtaCGATGTGACAATTCATTAATGACCTCAAAGTATAGACAATCTGAGGTAGCAGCAACCATAATTTTTATACCTAGTTTGAAAAGGAGAAGATTGGGTCTAAAACTATTATTTTAAACCTAATTCAGAGCAACTGTGTGGACATGAAAGTTGAGTCGGCTGAAATTAACTCAGACCAATGGGGATGCAGTGGCACACATTTCAAGGGCTATTTCAGAATAAGTATTTTCCTACtataaagaaaaattctaagGGGATGTCACACTATCCAGTGTTAACAAAATAAGTTAGGGAAAGTATTAAACTTAAGGAAAATACATTTAATTGGGCAAAGATGAGTGGCAGGTCAGATGACTGGTCAGAATACAAAGAATAGTAAAGAATGCTAAAGGTTTAATCAAGAGTGTAACctgcagagtgagtgagtgtggcaGCTTGGCAAAGTGGGAAAGGGAGATTTTTCTTTGCTCCCATTGTCTTGTTTTCCTAATTGTGGGATATGATGAATGGAGTCTGTGTTGGGGTCACAGCTTTTTACACTGCATGTCATGCTTCCATTATTGGCgagaccacattttgaatactgtgagcagttttggtctccttatttaaggaaggattgaAGTACATTGAAGACAGCTCACAGAAGGTTTACTGAATGAATGGGTTGTCCTAttggggaaaggttggacaggctggattCATTTCCATTggtgaaaatgtgtagctggaaaagcgcagcaggtcaggcagcacccaaggaacaggagaatcgacgtttcgggcataagcccttcttcagaaaggttggacaggctggattCATTTCCATTGGAGCTTGGAAGAGTGAGGAGTGCTTTGGTTGAGTGTATGACATCCTGAATGGTCTTGTCAAGATGGACATGGGAAGGATGCTTTCTCATGTGGGTCAGTCCCGAATCAGGGGCACCGTTTTAAAacaaggggctactttttcaggacagagataaggagagttCATTTTTTATCTCCGAGGCCTGGGcaaatttggaattctctgtctttGAAGGTGGTGGAGATGGGGGTCATTGAATTTTGTAAGATGGTGGTAGATAGATTGTTGCTAGGCAGAGGAATAAAAGGTTACTGGGATAAGTGGCAATTGAAACAAATACATTAACCATGTACTTACTGAATAGCACAGCAGGGCTTGATGGGACCGAATGGCATACCTCTGCCCCCTATCCATATGTTTATAACCCTCCCTGTGTTCAACCCATACTGCTCCGTGTCCCAGTCTGTACCTGTCTCTGTTGCTGGATTTGTTGCTGCTCCAGTTGAAGTTTCTCTGTTTCAAACACAACCGGCAGAACCAGGATCATGAAGGAAGTGGTTCCCACCCAAAGGGCCGACCGGGTGAAACTGAAAATCGCCACACAGTTTGGGTATTAGCCATATTGTTGCAGCCCAGATAAATACATATATCTCCACTGCCCAGACAAACACACATGACCCTGCAGCATTGGCACAGGTAAATACCAATATTCCCATCACTCAGGCAAatacccatatccctgtaacccaggtACTGTATTCATCACCCCTTCTTGCATTCTGAGTGTTATGCTTTCTTATCACGGTCTTCAAAAATTTGCAAAAAGTCACTTTATCCCCCACGCCCGAAACAATACCAATTAGATCATACCACTTCACCCAGCACCTACACATTATGTTCAGTTTGGGTCTTTCATTTAGGCACTAGGCTGTCCTTTGGGTCTGGATACTGACCTGTTCACAACACGGCAGTTTTCATCAGCTCCCTTTTCCCATTCTAATGTGCTCAGTTATTATTTTTCACGTTCCTTCCCAAACCACTACCTTCTCTGAAGATACAGCAAGCACTCAATAACAGAGAGGCTCACAATTCCTCAATACCTGACTGCAATGTGTTCTTCCAACTGCACCCACCAAACTCCTGACATTTACATTCAGAAGGACAACAGCACCAGATAAATGAGAACAACACcatctccaagttcccctccaaaccactcactatacttcattgtcactgggtcaaattcctggaattccctccctaatggggtggcacagtggcacagtggttagcactgctgcgtcacagcgccagggacccaggtttgattctagcctcaagcGGCAGTCTGTGTGGACTTAGCACATTCTcaccgagtctgcgtgggtttcctccaggtgctctggtttcctcccacagtccaaagatgtgcaggtcaggtgaactggccgtgctaaattgtccagtgttcaggttaggtgcattaatcggggtaaatataagataatagggtaggagaacgGGTCTGGCGAtagcttactcttcagagggtcagtgtgggcttgttgagccaaagggccagtttccacactgtagggattctattccaatGACATTGTGGGTGTCTCTACACCCCAAGAACTGCAGccgttcaaggaggcagctcacaccaccttttcaaatggggtcagcaataaatgttggcttatcCAGCAATACCCATGTCCTGTGTGCAAACAGAAAAGTACCTTTCTGCCACAGTCATTCCCAGGTACCAAGCTCTACCCACCAGATATTAATCCCAGATGCCACATACCTGTAGATTTTCTTTGCCAGTGACACGGAGCAGTCGGCAGCAACACCTGAGGCATTTCGCATTCCTTCAGGGAACATCTCGGTCAAACCCCACAGTCTTTCCGAGAGGGATTCATCAAGCTGTAAGCATAGGATTAATCCTTTGATATGCAGAACGTTGACACAACTCTTGAGTGTTAATATGAAGCATAGATGAAGCAGCTCACAGCAacaaagggaaggtcattgaataGCCAGAAGCCCTGTTCAATTGTTTCCATGACCATTTCCTAAATGCCAGGATGGCCCAGCACTGAACTATtgaatgctgtgaacagttcACCAAGCAGAAACTTTTCACAAGGTATCAAGCCCATATATTGGCCTACCCTGGGACAACTTACCTTTAGCATCTAACTTGGGCTTCATAGAGGGATCCAAAATGTGACAGAATCTTAGGACAGGTGCTTTAAGGAAGTGCCTGCAAGGTGGAGAGAGGCAGaaagatttagggagggaattaagTCCCAGACACCAAAGGTGGAGCAAGTTAAAAAAGGGGGTGCTGTAGAGGCCAGAATGAGAGTAGTGTGGCACTGCTTCACCAGGAAGGAGCATTAAACAGACCGCACTTCACCCAAATTAAAACAGGCACCAGAGTTTAGGCTGAATATTCCGCAGGGCAGGGTGTAGGAGAGAGCAGGGAGTGTGTTAGAGAGAGGGAACTCCAGGACGTGGAGGAGCCAAGGTCACCGTGAAACAGAGGGATGTTAAAAAGGGTGACTTCAGCAGCGGCCTGACCGTGAGGCCAGAACCTCAGCTCAGGGTGATGCTGGGGTCCAGCCGGACTCCGGGGGAGGGGGCCGCGGAGACCCGGGCccggggagtgaggggggagaCAGGGCCCGGGGAGTGAGGGGGGGACCCGGGCCCGGGGAGTACACTCCCTCCCCCAAGGTCCAGGCCAGCCTTCCCTTCCCCGCCCCGCTCACCTCCTCCTcgtcatcctcctcctcctcctcgatTTCCTCCTCTGCCTCCCGTCGCGGTTCCACTCGCTTCTCCTCCGCCATCACCGCACTCCCAGCATGGGCATAGGCCTCGCGCCTGCGCACAACGGCAGGAGGACTCGGCGGCAGCAGCGCCGCCCGCGGCAGGAGGACTCGGCGGCAGCAGCGCCGCCCGCGGCAGGAGGACTCAGCATCACCTCACGTGCCAACACAATTACCTCAATATTTTTGACTCGTGTATAGCTATTCATTTTTGTCGCTCTTGTATTCTGGTCCCTCAGATANNNNNNNNNNNNNNNNNNNNNNNNNNNNNNNNNNNNNNNNNNNNNCTCGGCGGCAGCAGCGCCGCCCGCGGCAGGAGGACTCGGCATCACCTCACGTGCCAACACAATTACCCCAATATTTTTGACTCGTGTATAGCTATTCATTTTTGTCGCTCTTTGTATTCTGGTCCCTCAGAtagaaaggccaatattccattatttATATTCTGTAGTTTATTCCTGCACCTTCTGGGAGGGATGGGATAGTGCAGATGTTACTGAACTGGtaactgctccttggatgctgcctgaactgctgtgctcttccagcaccactaatccagaatctggtaacCAGACAGGCCCAGGGCAGGGGACACCAGTTCCAAACTCACCTGGCAGAcaatgaaatttcaattcaattaaaatctgattAAAGTAAGTAGTTAGGATCGGGAATGCATTACCTGGAAATGTGGCAGAGGCAggatcaattgaggcattcaagaggatattggatgattatttggataggaaAGCTGTTTATGTTAGCGAGtattgaggagatttgtagctcaaattgatgataagtatgtaagttagctcgctgagttggaaggtttgttttcagacattttgtcaccatactaggtaacatcatcagtgagagtctccggtgatgcactggtggtatgtcccacctctctgttTATAGGTAAAGGTGGGTGATTTCATTTCCAGTTCGTTTTCTCAAAggggaggtagataggatctaaatcgatgtgtttattgatggagttctggttagaatgccaggcctctgaGAATTTTCATACATACAAACAAACAAGGACAccgctttgactgggacaacacacacatcctaggacaggcaaaacaaagacacgcatgagaattcttggAAACGCTTGAAAAAAAAAACCGGAAATGACagcacccaccttaagaaaccaagacctataaatagagaggcgggacacaccaccagcgcttcaccgtagactctcactgatgatgttacccagtatggtgacgaaacgtctgaaaacaaaccttccagctcagtgagcaaacttacatacttATACTGTTTATGcatttggggagaaagcaggagattgtcATTAGGCAATTATGCTAATTTAACAGGCTGGTTGAGGCTTAATggcttcctgtgctgtaataattagagtcatagagatgtacagcatggaaagagaccctttggtccaacccgaccatgctgaccagatatcccaaaccaatctagtcccatttgccaacatatgacccacatccctccaaacccttcctattcctatacccatccagatgccttttaaatgttgcaattgtaccagcctccaccacttcctccacttTCCATAATATTATGCAAAGTAGGGAGACTGAGGCATTATGGGATTCGTCCCCAGGCACCATGAGGATTGTGGGAGTTGTATGCGCGGGTGTTGTGGGAGTtgtaggcaaaaacaatgactgcagatgctggaaaccagattctggattagtggtgctggaagagcgcagcagttcaggcagcatccaaggagcagcaaaatcgacatttcgggcaaaagcccttcatcaggaataaaggcagagagcctgaagcgtggagagataagctagaggagggtggggtggggatagagtagcacagattacaataggtcagtgggggaggNNNNNNNNNNNNNNNNNNNNNNNNNNNNNNNNNNNNNNNNNNNNNNNNNNNNNNNNNNNNNNNNNNNNNNNNNNNNNNNNNNNNNNNNNNNNNNNNNNNNNNNNNNNNNNNNNNNNNNNNNNNNNNNNNNNNNNNNNNNNNNNNNNNNNNNNNNNNNNNNNNNNNNNNNNNNNNNNNNNNNNNNNNNNNNNNNNNNNNNNNNNNNNNNNNNNNNNNNNNNNNNNNNNNNNNNNNNNNNNNNNNNNNNNNNNNNNNNNNNNNNNNNNNNNNNNNNNNNNNNNNNNNNNNNNNNNNNNNNNNNNNNNNNNNNNNNNNNNNNNNNNNNNNNNNNNNNNNNNNNNNNNNNNNNNNNNNNNNNNNNNNNNNNNNNNNNNNNNNNNNNNNNNNNNNNNNNNNNNNNNNNNNNNNNNNNNNNNNNNNNNNNNNNNNNNNNNNNNNNNNNNNNNNNNNNNNNNNNNNNNNNNNNNNNNNNNNNNNNNNNNNNNNNNNNNNNNNNNNNNNNNNNNNNNNNNNNNNNNNNNNNNNN
Coding sequences within it:
- the tomm22 gene encoding mitochondrial import receptor subunit TOM22 homolog, which translates into the protein MAEEKRVEPRREAEEEIEEEEEDDEEELDESLSERLWGLTEMFPEGMRNASGVAADCSVSLAKKIYSFTRSALWVGTTSFMILVLPVVFETEKLQLEQQQIQQQRQILLGPNTGLSGGMPGMLPPPVPGKI